One window of the Cygnus atratus isolate AKBS03 ecotype Queensland, Australia unplaced genomic scaffold, CAtr_DNAZoo_HiC_assembly HiC_scaffold_46, whole genome shotgun sequence genome contains the following:
- the PEA15 gene encoding astrocytic phosphoprotein PEA-15 — protein sequence MAEYRSLLEELAQNITAEDLEQLKSACKEDIPSGEGEAIATSHHWFAFLEKHSKLDKANLSYIEHIFEISRRPDLLTMVVQYRTQVLKISEEDEVDTKLTRIPSAKKYKDIIRQPSEEEIIKLAPPPKKA from the exons ATGGCCGAGTACCGCAGcctcctggaggagctggcGCAGAACATCACGGCCGAGGACCTGGAGCAGCTCAAGTCGGCCTGCAAGGAGGACATCCCCAGCGGCGAGGGCGAGGCCATCGCCACCAGCCACCACTGGTTCGCCTTCCTCGAGAAGCACAGCAAGCTGGACAAGG CCAACCTGTCCTACATCGAGCACATCTTCGAGATCTCGCGCCGCCCCGACCTGCTCACCATGGTGGTGCAGTACCGCACCCAGGTGCTCAAGATCTCGGAGGAGGACGAGGTGGACACCAAGCTCACCCGCATCCCCAGCGCCAAGAAGTACAAGG ACATCATCCGGCAGCCCTCGGAGGAGGAGATCATCAAACTGGCCCCCCCGCCCAAGAAAGCCTGA
- the DCAF8 gene encoding DDB1- and CUL4-associated factor 8, translated as MSDRGSSMDGKTDIVNGSLSSSPEEMSAEEGRETSSGIEVEASDLSLSLTGDDVGPNRTSTESRDTDTESSGEEKDSDSMDDTGHYSINEESRALDRSHSEEEEEEDEEEEQRSHRRAQRKRANHEQDSSDDEQALEDWVSSETTALPQPRWQAVHALRERELGSSSRFVYEACGARVFVQRFRLQHGLEGHTGCVNTLHFNQRGTWLASGSDDLKVVVWDWVRRQPVLEFESGHKSNVFQAKFLPNSGDSTLAMCARDGQVRVAELSATQCCKNTKRVAQHKGASHKLALEPDSPCTFLSAGEDAVVFTIDLRQDRPASKLVVTKEKEKKVGLYTIYVNPANTYQFAVGGRDQFVRIYDQRKIDENENNGVLKKFCPHHLVNSESKANITCLVYSHDGSELLASYNDEDIYLFNSSHSDGAEYIKRYKGHRNNATVKGVNFYGPKSEFVVSGSDCGHIFLWEKSSCQIVQFMEGDKGGVVNCLEPHPHLPVLATSGLDHDVKIWAPTAENPTELTGLKEVIKKNKLERDEDSLHHTDMFDSHMLWFLMHHLRQRRHHRENSSLGSGGEGSPPLVEA; from the exons ATGTCAGACAGAGGGAGCAGCATGGACGGGAAGACGGACATCGTCAACG GCAGCTTGTCCAGCAGCCCGGAGGAGATGTCGGCTGAGGAGGGCCGAGAAACCTCCTCCGGCATCGAGGTGGAGGCCTCCGACCTCAGCCTGAGCCTGACGGGAGACGACGTGGGGCCCAACCGCACCAGCACCGAGAGCCGGGACACGGACACGGAGAGCTCGGGGGAAGAGAAGGACTCTGACAGCATGGACGACACGGGGCACTACTCCATCAACGAGGAGAGCCGGGCCCTTGACCGGTCGCActcggaggaggaggaggaggaggacgaagAGGAGGAGCAGCGGTCCCACCGCCGCGCCCAGCGCAAACGCGCCAACCACGAGCAAGACTCCTCGGACGACGAGCAGGCGCTGGAGGACTGGGTGTCCTCGGAGACCACggcgctgccccagccccgctggcaGGCGGTCCACGCCCTGCGCGAGAGGGagctgggctccagctcccgctTCGTCTACGAGGCCTGCGGCGCCCGCGTCTTCGTGCAGCGCTTCCGCCTCCAGCACGGCCTCGAGGGCCACACGGGCTGCGTCAACACCCTGCACTTTAACCAGCGCGGCACGTGGCTGGCCAGCGGCAGCGACGACCTCAAAGTGGTGGTGTGGGACTGGGTCCGCAGGCAGCCGGTGCTGGAGTTCGAGAGCGGCCACAAGAGCAACGTCTTCCAG GCCAAGTTCCTCCCCAACAGCGGCGACTCCACGCTAGCCATGTGTGCTCGCGACGGCCAGGTCCGCGTGGCTGAGCTCTCCGCCACCCAGTGCTGCAAAAACACCAAGCGCGTGGCGCAGCACAAAGGAGCCTCGCACAAG CTGGCCCTAGAACCGGATTCTCCATGCACTTTCCTATCAGCAGGTGAAGATGCTGTAGTCTTCACCATTGATCTGCGGCAAGACCGGCCTGCCTC GAAACTGGTTgtgacaaaggaaaaggagaagaaagtggGTCTGTACACCATCTACGTGAACCCAGCTAACACCTACCAGTTTGCTGTGGGAGGCAGAGATCAGTTTGTGAG GATCTACGACCAGCGGAAAATAGACGAGAATGAAAACAACGGCGTGCTGAAGAAGTTCTGCCCCCACCACTTG GTAAACAGCGAGTCCAAAGCTAACATCACCTGCCTCGTGTACAGCCACGACGGCTCGG AGCTGTTGGCCAGCTACAACGACGAGGACATCTATCTCTTCAACTCCTCGCACAGCGACGGGGCCGAGTACATCAAGAGGTACAAGGGACATCGCAACAACGCCACGG TGAAAGGCGTCAATTTTTACGGCCCAAAAAGCGAGTTTGTGGTGAGCGGCAGCGACTGCGGCCACATCTTCCTGTGGGAGAAATCGTCCTGCCAGATCGTGCAGTTCATGGAGGGCGACAAGGGCGGCGTG gTGAACTGCCTGGAGCCGCACCCCCACCTCCCCGTCCTGGCCACCAGCGGCCTCGACCACGATGTCAAGATCTGGGCGCCCACGGCCGAGAACCCCACCGAGCTCACCGGCCTCAAGGAG GTGATCAAGAAGAACAAGCTGGAGCGGGACGAGGACAGCCTGCACCACACCGACATGTTCGACAGCCACATGCTCTGGTTCCTCATGCACCACCTCCGACAGCGGCGTCACCACCGG GAGAACTCTTCTTTGGGGAGCGGCGGCGAGGGCTCCCCGCCACTCGTAGAGGCCtaa
- the PEX19 gene encoding peroxisomal biogenesis factor 19 isoform X1 → MAAEPGREQDPDRELEELLESALDDFEKARPAAPPPPPPPAPGTPSAASKESLFASQEKFFQELFEGELASQATAEFEKAMRELAEEEPHLVEQFQKLSEAAGRVGGDAASQQEFTSCLKETLSGLAKNATDLQGSAASDEELAKAIEGLGLEEGGGEGGVLPVMQSLLQHLLSKEVLYPSLKEITEKYPEWLQRHRAALPAAQYERYRAQHGVMGRICRHLEAEGAEDGAGARRERFEAVLELMQQLQELGHPPKELAGDVPPGLNLDLEGLSLPEGSGEQCRVM, encoded by the exons ATGGCGGCGGAGCCGGGCCGGGAGCAGGACCCGGAccgggagctggaggagctgctggaga GCGCCCTCGATGACTTCGAGAAGGCCaggcccgccgcccccccgccgccgccgccgcccgccccgggaACCCCCAGCGCCGCCTCCAAG gagTCGCTGTTCGCCTCGCAGGAGAAGTTCTTCCAGGAGCTGTTTGAGGGCGAGCTGGCCTCGCAGGCCACGGCCGAGTTCGAGAAGGCCATGAGGGAGCTGGCCGAGGAGGAGCCGCACCTGGTCGAGCAGTTCCAGAAGCTCTCGGAGGCGGCGGGGCGAGTGG GCGGCGACGCGGCGTCGCAGCAGGAATTCACCTCGTGCCTGAAGGAGACGCTCAGCGGGCTGGCCAAAAACGCCACCGACCTGCAG GGCTCGGCGGCCTCGGACGAGGAGCTGGCGAAGGCGAtcgaggggctggggctggaggagggcggcggggagggcggcGTGCTGCCCGTCAtgcagagcctgctgcagcacctgctcTCCAAGGAGGTGCTGTACCCCTCGCTCAAGGAGATCACCGAGAAG TACCCCGAGTGGCTGCAGCGGCACCGGGCGGCGCTGCCGGCGGCGCAGTACGAGCGGTACCGGGCGCAGCACGGCGTCATGGGGCGCATCTGCCGGCACCTGGAGGCCGAGGGGGCCGAGGACGGCGCCGGGGCCAGGCGGGAGCGCTTCGAGGCCGTGCTGGAGCTCATGCAGCAG ctgcaggagctgggccaCCCCCCCAAGGAGCTGGCCGGGGACGTG ccccccggcctCAACCTGGACCTGGAGGGGCTGAGCCTGCCCGAGGGCAGCGGCGAGCAGTGCCGGGTGATGTGa
- the PEX19 gene encoding peroxisomal biogenesis factor 19 isoform X2: MAAEPGREQDPDRELEELLESALDDFEKARPAAPPPPPPPAPGTPSAASKEKFFQELFEGELASQATAEFEKAMRELAEEEPHLVEQFQKLSEAAGRVGGDAASQQEFTSCLKETLSGLAKNATDLQGSAASDEELAKAIEGLGLEEGGGEGGVLPVMQSLLQHLLSKEVLYPSLKEITEKYPEWLQRHRAALPAAQYERYRAQHGVMGRICRHLEAEGAEDGAGARRERFEAVLELMQQLQELGHPPKELAGDVPPGLNLDLEGLSLPEGSGEQCRVM, encoded by the exons ATGGCGGCGGAGCCGGGCCGGGAGCAGGACCCGGAccgggagctggaggagctgctggaga GCGCCCTCGATGACTTCGAGAAGGCCaggcccgccgcccccccgccgccgccgccgcccgccccgggaACCCCCAGCGCCGCCTCCAAG GAGAAGTTCTTCCAGGAGCTGTTTGAGGGCGAGCTGGCCTCGCAGGCCACGGCCGAGTTCGAGAAGGCCATGAGGGAGCTGGCCGAGGAGGAGCCGCACCTGGTCGAGCAGTTCCAGAAGCTCTCGGAGGCGGCGGGGCGAGTGG GCGGCGACGCGGCGTCGCAGCAGGAATTCACCTCGTGCCTGAAGGAGACGCTCAGCGGGCTGGCCAAAAACGCCACCGACCTGCAG GGCTCGGCGGCCTCGGACGAGGAGCTGGCGAAGGCGAtcgaggggctggggctggaggagggcggcggggagggcggcGTGCTGCCCGTCAtgcagagcctgctgcagcacctgctcTCCAAGGAGGTGCTGTACCCCTCGCTCAAGGAGATCACCGAGAAG TACCCCGAGTGGCTGCAGCGGCACCGGGCGGCGCTGCCGGCGGCGCAGTACGAGCGGTACCGGGCGCAGCACGGCGTCATGGGGCGCATCTGCCGGCACCTGGAGGCCGAGGGGGCCGAGGACGGCGCCGGGGCCAGGCGGGAGCGCTTCGAGGCCGTGCTGGAGCTCATGCAGCAG ctgcaggagctgggccaCCCCCCCAAGGAGCTGGCCGGGGACGTG ccccccggcctCAACCTGGACCTGGAGGGGCTGAGCCTGCCCGAGGGCAGCGGCGAGCAGTGCCGGGTGATGTGa
- the LOC118260483 gene encoding Fc receptor-like protein 4 produces MARSAALLLCGAQPPLLTLDPPWTPVFKGQKVTLTCGTPDEHIPTAWNIGGRNKRSKASHLQASLQNTGRSSIQCQRSDSKFSLSMELSVSDDSVVLQVPVQPVLEGDALVLRCRSWWGRTLSSVSFFHNGVLLWGGGQGDELLLAPAQQHHSGRYHCTGRLYGLRAESKTNEVVVHELFSVPELSVDGPRDPPEGSALTLACVTRGSPLRPRVALQHLFYRDGVVVAGPQGSPQHLLWALALPDSGSYACEAQAEAANVQKRSAPVTITVRRVPVAGVTLAAQPPGAQVAAGESLVLSCAVAAGTGPLVFSWHRQGQAQPLAQGPRYELPAARPEDGGHYFCRATNGVTAATSPQLHVTVVVPVAGATVRVAGTEVAVTEVAGTEGERLNLSCAVQAGTAPVAFTWLRDGEEMGEGPILPLGTLGLGHAGTYQCVATNQLGARRAFQVLSPSVALSVTRRRQGQWRGQALAGGLSASLLVLLAASAVLGWHLWRRRHPAVPSTDTSEPEYSNVCPEDVVYSAVIVTEQGGGGPVSPSGPAAPQEPFVTYAVLPGPRGATGPRGLRRVPSDSYENVPCA; encoded by the exons ATGGCAAGGAGCGCGGCGCTGCTGCTCTGCG GTGCCCAACCCCCCCTGCTGACGCTGGACCCCCCCTGGACGCCCGTGTTCAAGGGGCAGAAGGTGACGCTGACCTGCGGGACCCCCGACGAGCACATCCCCACCGCGTGGAACATCGGCGGCAGGAACAAGAGGAGCAAAGCCAGCCACCTCCAGGCCTCCCTGCAGAACACCGGCCGCAGCAGCATCCAGTGCCAGAGGTCCGACTCCAAGTTCAGCCTCTCCATGGAGCTGAGCGTCTCTGACG ACTCGGTGGTGCTGCAGGTGCCGGTGCAGCCGGTGCTGGAGGGGGACGCGCTGGTGCTGCGGTGCCGGAGCTGGTGGGGAAGGACGCTGAGCAGCGTGAGCTTCTTCCACAAcggggtgctgctgtggggggggggacagggggatgaGCTGCTGCTCGCCCCTGCGCAGCAGCACCACAGCGGCCGCTACCACTGCACGGGACGCCTGTACGGCTTGAGGGCAGAGTCCAAGACAAACGAGGTCGTCGTGCACG AGCTCTTCTCAGTGCCGGAGCTGAGCGTGGACGGTCCCCGGGACCCCCCTGAGGGCAGCGCCCTCACCCTGGCCTGCGTCACCCGCGGCAGCCCCCTGCGGCCCCGCGTCgccctgcagcacctcttcTACCGGGACGGGGTGGTGGTGGCGGGGCCCCAGGGGTCCCCCCAGCACCTGCTGTGGGCGCTGGCGCTGCCCGACTCGGGCTCCTACGCCTGCGAGGCACAGGCAGAAGCGGCCAACGTGCAGAAACGCAGCGCCCCGGTCACCATCACCGTGAGAA GGGTGCCCGTGGCGGGGGTGACCCTGGCggcgcagccccccggggcgcAGGTGGCCGCGGGGGAGagcctggtgctgagctgcgCGGTGGCGGCGGGCACGGGGCCGCTCGTCTTCTCCTGGCACCGGCAGGGCCAGGCCCAGCCGCTGGCCCAGGGGCCCCGCTACGAGCTGCCGGCGGCGCGGCCGGAGGACGGCGGCCACTACTTCTGCAGGGCCACCAACGGCGTCACCGCGGCCACCAGCCCGCAGCTGCACGTCACCGTCGTGG TGCCCGTGGCCGGTGCCACCGTGAGGGTGGCGGGGACGGAGGTGGCGGTGACGGAGGTGGCGGGGACGGAGGGCGAGCGCCTCAACCTGAGCTGCGCGGTGCAGGCGGGCACGGCGCCCGTGGCCTTCACGTGGCTGCGGGACGGGGAGGAGATGGGCGagggccccatcctgcccctgGGGACCCTGGGGCTGGGCCACGCTGGCACCTACCAGTGCGTGGCCACCAACCAGCTGGGTGCCCGGCGCGCCTTCCAGGTGCTCAGCCCCTCTGTGGCCCTCTCAGTGACGCGGCGGAGACAGGGGCAGTGGCGGGGACAAG ccctggccggGGGGCTGAGCGCGTCCctgctggtcctgctggctgcctccGCCGTGCTGGGCTGGCACCTCTGGCGCCGGCGTCACCCAG ctgtccccagcacggACACGTCGGAGCCCGAGTACAGCAACG TGTGTCCCGAGGATGTGGTTTACTCGGCTGTCATCGtcacagagcagggagggg GtggccccgtgtccccatcgggccccgctgccccccaggaGCCGTTTGTCACCTACGCGGTGCTGCCAGGGCCCCGCGGTGCCACCGGCCCCAGGGGACTGCGGCGGGTCCCCAGCGACAGCTACGAGAACGTCCCCTGCGCGTGA
- the FCER1G gene encoding high affinity immunoglobulin epsilon receptor subunit gamma yields MSGRCELLGRKALALRSLTPAQHPALPTPPAAALRLRVLAAEAPMEPELCYVLDAVLFLYGIVLTVLYCRLKFLARRASQSASKQKEEAIYTGLSTENQDTYEMLEPKS; encoded by the exons ATGTCAG GGCGGTGcgagctgctggggaggaaagCGCTCGCCCTGCGGTCGCTGACTCCAGCGCAACACCCAGCCCTGCCGACCCCGCCGGCCGCGGCCCTGCGCCTCCGGGTGCTGGCAGCGG AGGCGCCGATGGAGCCGGAGCTGTGCTACGTGCTGGACGCCGTCCTCTTCCTCTACGGCATCGTCCTCACCGTCCTGTACTGCCGCCTCAAG TTCCTGGCTCGCAGAGCATCGCAGAGCGCCTCCAAA cagaaagaagaagCCATCTACACC gggctcagcaccgaGAACCAGGACACGTACGAGATGCTCGAGCCCAAATCCTGA